Part of the Spiroplasma turonicum genome, GTTTTAAAAAATAATAAAGTTTTTTGTTGTTCAATTCCTTTTGTTGTTAATAGATTTGAGCCCTCTTCAATTAAACCTTCGGATTTAGCTACAATTGTCGCCGTACTTACACCTGCAAGCACATTAGCACCCGTTCTACCCATATCAAATAGACCATCCAAAGGAGCAATAACATTTAATACAGCATCAATAAATTCTCCAAAACCAATTCCACCTATTACACCGATTGTAACAACAGAAGCAGTTCCTGGAACACCAGCTATACCCAGTGATGCAACTATAGTAACAAATAAAGAAGTTATAAAAAATGTAAATAATCCCATGGAATGAACTGTATCAGAACCTGTTCATAAAATACTTGTAGCAAGTCCTGATTGTATACCAGCACAAGCAATCAACCCCATTGTTGTAGAAATTGGAGGAATACTACTTACTACTTTTTCATTAACTTTCATTTTTGTAAGAGTCTCCATCGATACTGGTAATGTTGCATTTGATGATTGAGTTGCAAAACCTTGAATTAATGGTCTTCAAGCTTCCTTTCATCATGAACCAATTTTTATTCTAGATAAAAATATTTGAAGAGTTAATCATGCAATTGCAATAGCAATTGCAAGATAACCAATACCAATAACTTTTCCAATGTTTGCTAATTCACCTATAGGTCTAGATGTGATTGAAGTAGAAAGCATAGACATTACAGCAAGTGGCATTATTTTCATAAATGTTGAAAGCATTGAAGAAGTTATTTTTCATGCTGTGTCTGCTCCCTTTACAATAGCCTCCATTTCAACTTTATTTCTTTTTGATAAAATTTTAACTGACATACCTGCAAGTGCTGCGATTACCATTACAGGTATAATTGAGTTTTGCACTAACGCACTAAAGAAATTTTGTGGTAAATACTCTCAGATAATCTCAGGTAAGGGAACATTATCCTTAACTCTTGTTGATTCACCTGGATCTCCTAAGACACCTTGGCCAACTTTAGTTGCAAGTCCTAAAAAAAATGTTATGCTAAACATTACAGCAACATTTATAAGTAAAATTGCAATTCCTTTTGCTGTAATTCTAGCAAGGCCTGTTTCACCAGGTTTAGCTGTAATTTTAAATATTGCTATAAATACTATTGGTATTGTTAGCAATAGTACACCACGAATAAAAATGTTCTTAAAGAATCCTGACCAAATGTTTAATTCATTAACCCAATATAAATCACTTTCACTATTTTTAAAACTATTTTCTAGAGTTTCTTTATTTGGAAAACCAATAATTGATTGTATTACAACTCCAAAAGCCAATCCTAATAACATACCAATTATTACTCTATACATAAAAGCAATCTTAATTTTTTTTAAAAATACTCAAAAACCAATTTGTAATAAAATGAATATTAGAATTGCAACACCAGATTGTCATTTACTTATTGCAATAAAATCACGTAATATATCATTTTTGTTATCATTTAAAATCAATACTATAACCTCCTTTATTATATTTTATACCTTTTAGTTAATTAATTTTGATAATGCAATATGAATTATGTCAAATGATCTTGAGAAGGGTGGTGCATATGGTAAATCTATTTGTTCTAAACATTCGTTAACTTTAGTTTTATTCCATATTAATGTTGATAGTGAGTAAAATCTAAGTATTGAGTTTTTGTCAGCAAACATTTGAGCACCAATAAGCTCGTTTGTTTCAATGTTCATAATAAGTTTTAAATATATATCTTTCTGACCTTTTAAATAATTTGTATGATCTTTATCTTTTATAAAAGCAACTTTAGTTTTAATATTATTTTTTTCAGCCATTTCAGTTGTTAAACCGGCTCTTGCAATAGCTTTATCAAATATTTTAATAATTGAACTTTGAATAGTTCCATAAAATTTAGATTCGATATTACAAATATTATTAGCGATAACTTTAGCCTGTTTTGAAGCTACTGTTGCTAAAGGTGTATATACATAATCATTTGTAATTCTATTTTTTATAACACAACAATCACCACCTGCATAAACATCTTTAATATTTGTTTCTCCTTTTTCATTTACTATAATTGCATTATTTTTGTATAAATTAAGTTCTGTATCATTAAATATATCAGTATTTGGTTTAAAACCAGTTGCAACAATTACAATATCACAACTCAATTCTCCATCTTTTATTTCTGCAATTATTTTGTTGTCAAGCTTTTTAAACTTTTTAACATAGTTATCATTAATTAGATCTATATCATTTGAAATTAAGTTTTCTTTTATTAAATTTGAAATTTCTTCATCATAAATATTTGAAGATATTCTTTTATCTAGTTCTATAATTGTAACTTTTTTACCTAAATTTTTTAAGTTCTCAGCTACTTCTAACCCAATAAATCCTGCTCCAATTATTAATATATTTTTAACTTCGCTTTTATTAATAGTGTCTTTTAAACTTAATGCGTCTTCAAACTTAGTTAGTTTAAAAAAATCTATATCATTTAATCCAT contains:
- a CDS encoding dicarboxylate/amino acid:cation symporter; translation: MILNDNKNDILRDFIAISKWQSGVAILIFILLQIGFWVFLKKIKIAFMYRVIIGMLLGLAFGVVIQSIIGFPNKETLENSFKNSESDLYWVNELNIWSGFFKNIFIRGVLLLTIPIVFIAIFKITAKPGETGLARITAKGIAILLINVAVMFSITFFLGLATKVGQGVLGDPGESTRVKDNVPLPEIIWEYLPQNFFSALVQNSIIPVMVIAALAGMSVKILSKRNKVEMEAIVKGADTAWKITSSMLSTFMKIMPLAVMSMLSTSITSRPIGELANIGKVIGIGYLAIAIAIAWLTLQIFLSRIKIGSWWKEAWRPLIQGFATQSSNATLPVSMETLTKMKVNEKVVSSIPPISTTMGLIACAGIQSGLATSILWTGSDTVHSMGLFTFFITSLFVTIVASLGIAGVPGTASVVTIGVIGGIGFGEFIDAVLNVIAPLDGLFDMGRTGANVLAGVSTATIVAKSEGLIEEGSNLLTTKGIEQQKTLLFFKTIKDDKVNKVRLLKKELSKDLKQKDLNNEDKSKMRYDTLQKIKSVKIDYIEKKKEYMNQKKVSES
- a CDS encoding CoA-disulfide reductase produces the protein MKILIIGGGASGMGAAAKIKRLNQNYEVTVLENGDYVSLGACGLPYYVGDEFQDSNNLFARTVEKFQETGIDIKLKTNIKKIDFNNKEVLTTDEIFKYDKLIISTGASASIPKIDGLNDIDFFKLTKFEDALSLKDTINKSEVKNILIIGAGFIGLEVAENLKNLGKKVTIIELDKRISSNIYDEEISNLIKENLISNDIDLINDNYVKKFKKLDNKIIAEIKDGELSCDIVIVATGFKPNTDIFNDTELNLYKNNAIIVNEKGETNIKDVYAGGDCCVIKNRITNDYVYTPLATVASKQAKVIANNICNIESKFYGTIQSSIIKIFDKAIARAGLTTEMAEKNNIKTKVAFIKDKDHTNYLKGQKDIYLKLIMNIETNELIGAQMFADKNSILRFYSLSTLIWNKTKVNECLEQIDLPYAPPFSRSFDIIHIALSKLIN